The nucleotide window GCTTATATTGCACTTCAAACCTTAACAAAGCACGGTGCAAAAGTGTACGAATATCAAAAGGGCTTTTTCCACGGTAAAGTAATGATTACTGATAATAAAACACTGGAAATTGGCACTTCAAACTGGGACCAACGCAGCTTCTTTATCAACGACGAATCGAATTGTATCATCTACGACAAGGATGCAATTGAGATGGTGCATGTTGCACTTCGGAAAGACTTTGGGGATGCGAAAGAAATGAAGCATGCAGATTTTAAAAACTTGCCGCTTTGGGTACGAGTTCTCCGCCATACACCAGAGCGAATCGTATATTATTTATAGATCTATCAAAAAAACTCCTCGTCTCGGAGGAGTTTTTTGTCATTCCTATATAAATATGTAGAGGAATTACAGCTTTGTTACGTTAGCAGCTTGTGGTCCGCGCGCACCCTCTACAATCTCGAATTCTACTTCTTGGCCTTCTTCTAAAGACTTGTATCCGTCTTGTTGGATTGCGGAAAAGTGAACGAACACGTCGTCTCCTTCTTCACGCTCGATGAATCCGAAACCTTTTTCTGCATTGAACCATTTTACTTTTCCTTGCATGCTTTCCATTCCCTTCAACAATGTACTTATGGTTGTCCCACATCTTGAATATACGGGATTTCTCCTCTAGAAGTCAAAGAAGATTTGTCGTGTTTTTACGACAAGTCTAACCTCTGCACAGCGTCAACGCCGCCACATCGGCCGCGCCATTCTTACGCAAGATAGAGGCTGCCTGCCGCACCGTTACACCTGTTGTATAAATATCATCAATTAACACATATTTCTTGCCACATACCACTTCATTCGACAAAAAGAAGGGATTTTCTGTGTTCATACGTTCCCGTTTGCTTTTTTTGCTTTGCTTTTCTGTATGTCGACGCGCTAAAAGAGTGTGAAACGGTACTTGTAAAAGCTCTGCCAATATCTCACTTTGATTAAAGCCGCGTTCTTCCAGGCGTTCCGTACTCAAAGGGACAGGAACAGGTGTATAATGACGGAATGAATGTCGAAACAGCGCCCGTAACTCCAGCCCGAAAAATTTCGCCATCGCTACATCGCCGCGAAATTTAAACCGATTCATATGCTTCTTCATTTCATCATCGTATACATATAAAGAACGATTACATGTTAGCGGGTCCCCCAGACGCCGCCATAGCTCACAATCCTCACATATGTTTTCAGACACACTCGATGACGTATTGTGCATACGCCCACAACATACGCAAAGTACACCTTGTATCCGCTGCAGTTTTTGATCGCAATGCGCACATACTGCTTTTATATATCTTGGAACCAAATAAGAAAACCACGTATCGCCGACTTGTAATTCATCAAAACAAATGAGACAGTTCATTCAAAATACCCATTCTGCCGCGCATCACGATTCATGGATTGGATATGACGGCGGGCTGCTAGCATTGCTTTGGTTTTTCCAAAGTGAAACAACACGACATCACCATTTGGAAACGACGCGTTTCGCCCGACGCGCCCTGCAATTTGTACAAGTGCACTCTCTGTAAAAATTGGCTCCTCCGCACCCAGTACTGCAACTTGTAAATTAGCGATGGTAACACCTCGCTCCAGTATTGTTGTTGTCACAAGAACAGCTATCTCTCCTTTACGGAATGAAGCTACCTTTTCCTTACGATTAGGATCTTCTGCATGAACCCCCTCTGTAGAAAGATGAAATTGCTTCATACATGCAACGAGCGGTTGTACATAAGAAACTTTAGATACAAATAAAAAAACAGGACGTTTGTTTTTCACATGAGTTCTTACCCAGTTTTGCACAACAGTAGGCAACCTCCCCTTCTCTATATGTGACTTCCAATTACCACTCCACACAAACATTGGCAAGGGCAGTGGCTGACGATGGTAACGCGCACTAATGATTGTCGCTGAGCGCTTACCGCTTCTTATTTCACGCTTCCACAGCTTGCTCGGTGTCGCAGTAAGATGGATAAGCGCAGCTTGCTGCTTACGCGCTTGCTCGGCCGCATAGCGCAAGGTTTTATCTACTGTGTAAGGAAAAGCATCCACTTCATCAATAATAAGGATATCAAATGCGCGGTAATAGCGAAGAAGTTGATGTGTTGTAGCGATAACAAGAGGCGCATTACGATAGCGATCGGGGCTATTGCCATATAAAGCGATAACATCAATGTGAGGAAATACTTGTTGTAAGCGGGGGTGCAATTCAAGAACAACGTCGGTGCGCGGCGCTGCAATACATACGCGCTCTCTGCGCTGTAATGCGGCTTCAATACCAGCAAACAGCATCTCTGTTTTACCAGCACCGCATACCGCCCATATAAGGTGCTCCTTTTTTTCTAATACAGCGCGCACAATTGCATCTGATGCTTGTTGTTGTCCTGTAGACAAAGTACCGTTCCAATGCAGTGGTTTATGCTGAATAGGCAAAGGCTCAGGAGGCATAGAGACAAGTGTGGAGCATGATTGTACGCGCCCCATCATGATACATTTACGACAATAAACACAAACACCGCAACGTACACAAGGCGTTTGTGCAAATAAATACGGCGTATCGTTGCCGCAGCGCTTGCACAGGTAGCTCTTACCTTTAGGAACGAGCGCTGTTTCGTACTGAACACGTTCATCCTTTAACGGAATATCAATTTCATGTAATAACAACCGTCTGCCCTGCAACATCGAATAAATTTCCATACCTATCCTCTTTTCTTTAATTGTAGACTTTGTTGATTTTTGCTAAAGGTGAGTCAGCAGATACAATGATTAACACCAAGCTATAACACAGTCTTATTGTAAAAGGGAGAGAAAAAAGAAACAAATATAAAAAAGCCGATAACCCGCTCAAGAAAAGGCAAGTTACCGACTTTGGTTTTGTTAGTTGTGAATAAAATTTTTACAGTCTTCCATATCCCGCAAAATGTTTTCTGTTGTAGGAGCTACTTAAGCTAGAGTAGGCAATTCCTTTATCACTCGCATGAATCATTTGTCCATTTCCTACATAAATACCGATATGGGAAATACCCGGCTTATATGTGTTAGCAAAGAAAACCAAGTCTCCTGGTTGTGGCGTGCTGATTTTAGTTGCCGAAGCATAATAGCCTGCCGCTGTTTTACGACCACCGCCGTAAATATAAGAGATAAACCCACTGCAGTCAAAACCGCGTGGAGATGCACCTCCAAACACGTACGGAACACCTAAATACTGCTGTGCTTTCGCTACTACACCACCTGCTGGTGCCGGTGTAGGTGCTGTGAAGCCAGGGCTTGCAGGTGCTGGTGCAGCTGGTGCCGGCTTTGTATCTTCTGTATTGTCAGAGCGTTGCAGATTAAGAGAAAGGCGTTGGAAATCACGCTCTTCTGCCTTTGTTAGTTCACGGTTTTCAGCTGCGATTGCTGCAACGATTGCTTGTAATTTGTCATTTAGCTCATTCCAAATTGCCTGTTTAGCTTGACGATCTGTCGCAAGTTGCTGCTGTGTTTTTTGAAGCTCTTCCATGAATGTACGAAGTTGTTGCTCTTTTTGAAGGATTAACTCACGATCTTTTTCAACCTGTGCTTTATCCTTTTCCTGCGCTTCTAAGATACTTTTATCAGATTGTAATAGAAGATTAATAGAGTTCATCCGATCTAATAAATCTGCAAAGCTTTTCGCATTGATAACGACTTCTGTTACAATATTTGTTGTTGGCTGTGTTTGCAATGATACCAAACGTTTTTTTATAACTTCTCCGCGCTGTTCGATTTTCTTTTGTAACGCATCGATTGCCATCGTTTTTTCACGAATTAACTTTTGCGTTTCAGAAATATCCGTCTCTGTTTGCTTTAGTTTCGTCTCATTATCAGCAATCGTTTTCTCAAGCGCTTTAATTTCGTTTAAACGCTCATCCATTTGCTTCATAATTTCTTTACGTTCTTGCTCTTTTGTATGTATATTAGCCTGAATGGTTTGTTTGCTTCGTTCTGCGTTTACTTGAGGTGCTGCTGTTGAAAACATTATAAGACCCGTAGCGATTACAGTTGTAACCATTTTCAATTGTTTCATTTCCTTTTCCCCCACACCTTCTTTTTCCTTTCTCTTTTATACCACAATTTTCTTACATTTTCGCCTTTGTTACACACTTGTAAAAAAACCGTAATAAAAACCATGTATTTTCATGGTGGAATACGTCTTAAATTGTACTTTTTTGTAATATTTATATATATGATACGTACTCTTTCGACAAACGTAGGGCAGTTACAGGTTCTTACTTTGTTACATCTCGTCATATTATTGAAATCATCAACCTCGTGCCTGTTTTGCTAGTCATATAATCACGATTTGCACCAACTACACAAAAAAACCTCGTGCCTGTAGCACAAGGTTTTATCTATTATGCGCGCTACACCCAGCGCTCCGCCCATTTTTGCACTTCACCCATCACATTTTCAAGCGCTCTTCCTTTGGCAGTTAGCGTATACTCAATGCGAACTGGGACTTCAGGGTATACAGTACGCACCACGATACCTTCACTTTCAAGCTCTTTTAAGCGCTCTGAAAGCATCCGATCACTCATATTAGGAATAATTTCCGCGATTTCTCGAAAACGCATCGGCTCACCCAAAAGCGATTGAATGATGAGACCTGTCCACTTTTTGCTGAGCAGGGTGAACGCGGACTCAAACTTAGGACATAAAGCAGGATTGTGTTCCATATTCTCACCTCTATTTCATTATAAAACAGTTTCTTACAAAAAGTAAGTATCTTGCTTTTACAATTATATCCACGATATGTAGACAACAAACATACGCACAGAAGACTCTCTTTTGACCACATATAAAAAGCCCCCTTCACAGGGAACTTATTTTACATACCATCCAAGTCCAATTGCACCTTCACCTAAGTGCGTACCAATAACGGCACCGAAATAGCTAAGGCTAACGTTCACATGAGGATACAGCGCCTGCAGTTCAGCTTGCCAACGCTTTGCTTCTTCCTCGCAATTTGCATGAATGACCACTGCTTCCATCGGCATGCCTTTGCTTGCCTGCTCATCAAAGATTTCTATAATTCGTTTGAGCGCTTTTTTACGAGTACGAATCTTTTCAAACGGGATAATAACTTTGTCTCGGAAATATAATACCGGCTTTACTTGTAAAAGACTACCAATAAAAGCAGCTGCGCTATTCAAACGACCGCCGCGCTGCAGGTGATTTAAATCATCTACCACGAAATACGCATCCATGGTTTGTTTCATTTCATCCAAACGCGCAATAATGGCCTCAGGTTCTCGGCCTTCTTGTGCCATTTTTGCCGCCTCTCGCACATAAAAGCCCTGTACTGCACAACTGATTTCAGAATCATATGTGTACACACGCGCATTTTCAATCATATTTCCCACTGTTGTTGCTGTTTGATACGTGCCGCTAATGCCGCTGGATAGATGAATGCTGATAATCGCGTCATACTCTTTTGCCAAACGTTCAAACAATTCCACAAACAGTCCGATCGCCGGTTGTGACGTTTTCGGCAATTCCTCTTGCTCGCGGACTTTCATATAGAACTGTAGATCCGTAATTTCCGTTTCTTCTTGATAAGAGGCATCACCGAAGGTTACATTCAACGGAACCATATGTATATCTAACCGATCTAGTACATCTTTTGGAATATATGCTGTACTGTCGGTGACAATCGCTGTTCTCATAAATTTACCTTCCTTTGACTTTTTATTATCTAATTGTACATGAAAATGAAGAACGGTGCATTAAATCATAGCTAAATTCAAAATTTATATACGTATAAATAAAAAAGCGACATGCTTTTTGAAACAGGAGAAACGAGCAGACGATATGTGGTTGCTGACAAAGCTAAAGGATATCTGTTCTCAGCAAAAGTACATGCAGTCTTGCGCTTTCGGTTCTTTGCTGTAATACGTTAGAAAACTGCATGTAACACACAATTAACATCTTGCTTATATATGCCTGAAACATGCATAGCTTATGTGCTTTTTCCTCATTCTAATATGAAAAACAAGAAAAATATTTGAATTTAAAAAAATACCCTTTTAGAATAGAATACATGTCATTGTATGAGATAGGGGCGTATAATCATTGTTAAATCAATATTACACTGTAAAAGGGTATGGAGAGCACGAGATTATCATTGAGAAATCGCGGTTCATTTGTTTTATAGATCGTGCTGAAACAGAGGAAGCGGCACAAGCTTTTATTCAAAGCATTAAGAAAAAGCACCATAACGCTAATCACAACTGCTCCGCCTACCTCATTGGGGAATACGACGAAATCCAAAAAGCAAATGATGATGGTGAACCAAACGGAACAGCAGGTGTACCAATGTTGGAAGTTCTAAAGAAAAAGAAGCTCAAGAACACAGTCGTTGTTGTAACCCGCTACTTCGGAGGAATTAAACTTGGTGCTGGCGGCCTAATTCGCGCGTATGGAAAAAGCGTAAGCGAAGGAGTTGCTCATACAGGTATGGTAGAGCGCCGCTTAATGCGTCATATGCGCACAAGCGTAGAGTACACCTTACTTGGAAAAGTAGAGAATGAACTGCGTAGCTCTGCTTTTTTGCTACAGGAAATAGAATATTTAGATCAAGTAACGTTTCATACGTATGTAGCGGAAGAAGAAACCGCTGCATTCGAAGAGTGGATGGTTGAACTGACCAATGGCCGCTGTGAGATTGTGTCCGCCGAGTCACTATATATTGAAATCGATGTTAATTAAAGGAGCACATATATGAAAGACCGCTATCAATATTTAATGCAACAAAAGAAAAAGAAAAAACGAAGACGTATTACTTTGCTGCTTATCATTTTGCTGCTGCTTGGCGGCGGCGGATACTATGTATATAGTTCCTTCTCTTCTCTGCTGGACATTTACAGCGGAACAAAGACGAAAAAGTCCGATTTGCGCAAAGAAGAAGTTGAGATTACGAAAAAGCCGTTTACTGTGCTGATTATGGGCGTAGAAGATTACTCTTCAGGCGGCCATAACGGGCGCACGGATTCTCTAATTTTTGCAGCGGTGAACCCTAAAACACAACGTGTTACCATGATGAGCATTCCACGTGACAGCTACGTCTCAATCCCAGGCCGAACGAAAAAAGATAAAATCAATGCAGCCTATGCTTATGGAGGCGAACAGCTTACGATTGACACAGTGGAGCAATTGCTGCGCGTACCGGTTGATCATTATACGAAAATCGACTTTAACGGCTTTAAACAAATCGTTGATGCAGTCGGTGGTGTAACTGTGGATGTACCATTTGACTTTGTAGAAGGTTCCGACCTGAACCCTCGTAAAGGGATTACATTTAAAAAAGGAAAGCAGCATTTGAATGGTGAAGAAGCACTTGCCTATGCGCGTATGCGTAAGCATGACCCACGCGGCGATTTCGGAAGAGCAGACCGTCAACGTCAATTACTTTCTGCTATTTTTGAGAAGATAAACACACCATCCTCTTTATTAAAAGTAAACGACTTAGCAAAAGCAGTCGGTAAAAATATTAAAACGGATATTCCGGTTTCAGACGGTTTAGCATTATATAGAAAGTTTTCTAAGTTTAATGCGCAGTCCATTGAAACCTTAAAGCTTGAAGGTGAAGATGCAACGATTAACAGCATTTATTACTATCAATTGGACGAGGAAAGCGTAGATGCAGCTCATGATACATTTATGGATATATTAGAGCTTGTGCCAAAGGAAGACACAACGAAAGATACAACTGATAATACAAACGAAGAAAGTACGCAATAAAGGAACTTGCACTGCAAGTTCCTTTATTTTTTGGCTGTGTTAACAATCAATGTTGATAATCAGCAACGAATTTTCACACAGCCTATTTTCTTAAGCTCTTTTATCTGGCAGCAGCAATCCCATCTTTCTTAATAATCGTAAAATCGGGTTTGTTTTTCGCCCTGTTAATCCAATAATTTCTGCAAATAGTTCAATGAAAAACAACAAAATAAGAAATAGTACAATGGCTGCTCGATAATTATAATACGGAAAAAACAAGGCAACCGTTCCGAATAAAATAGCGGCGCCATATAAAATAAGCACCGTGCGGCGATGACTATATCCGAGCCGCATTAAACAATGATGCAAATGGAATTTATCAGGTTTCATAATCCCCTTCTTATCCCCCACTCGCCTTACAACGGCAAAAAAGGTGTCTGAAAGCGGAATAGCTAGCATAATCACCGGGATGAGCACACTGGTAAGCGCCACACCTTTAAAAAATCCCAAAATGGACAGCAGTGAGATGGTATATCCTAAAAATAAAGACCCCACATCACCCATAAAAATTTTTGCCGGATGAAAATTATACACAAGAAAACCGACATTACTACCAATCAACAACACAATATAGCCGACAAGCATATATTGTTGCTGCGCAAAAGCAAACAACAGCATGATGGTAAGAGCGACGGTAGAAATTCCGACGGCTAAGCCATCAAGTCCATCAATAAGGTTAATGGAATTGGTGACGATAATAATCCAAACAAAGGTAATAACATAACGCATTACATCAAAATTAATTTCACCGTAAAACGGAAGCATAAACTTGCTGATTGTAACTCCGTAGGCTATGGGAATGATTGCAGCAACGATTTGTCCCGCCAGTTTATACAGCGGCGGCAACGTATAGATGTCATCAATAATTCCTACGAAAATGATAATGGCTGATCCGATTGCAACACCTTTAAAATTCGGAAAAGAGACCGGAAACAAAATCACCCCGAGAATTACACCGCAAATAATTGCAATCCCTCCTGTGCGAGGAATTGCTGTTGTATGCACCTTCCGCTCATTTGGACGGTCCACTAAGCCAGCTTTATGCGACGCGCGAATCAAAAGCGGCGTTGCGATGACAACTGTTAAAAAGCTGACTAAAAAAGCCGCAACATAAATACGTACATCCATAGGAGCACCTGCCTTTAGAAAATGCATCATTTTATTTTCTGTCAAAGGCAGGTATTTATGCATACATTATCGAGTTGTCAGTGTCTCACTTTTAATCCCTTTACGACCAATCGAGTAATATTCCACACCTGCCTCAAGGGCTTCATGTAAGGAATAAACATTACGTCCATCAAAGATACGCGGCGTTTTCATTAACTCGGCATAGCGCTTAAGAGGTATATGTATAATTTCTTTCCATTCTGTCACAATAAACGCCGCATCAGCATCTTGCAGTGCCGCTTCCGCTGCATTTATATACAATAAATCGGGTAACAAGCGCTTCATGTTATCCATTGCTTGCGGATCGTATGCTCGTACAATAGCTCCTGCTGCCAGCAATCTCTTAGCGATGGCTATAGAAGGCGCTTCCCGTATATCATCTGTATTTGGCTTAAAGGAAAGACCTAAGAGCGCAACTTTTTTCCCGGTAAGTGTCATCACGTTTTCTGCCATATCCACCAACACTTCCTGCTGCTGGTTGTTTACTTCAATCACAGCTTTTAACAGCCGGAAATCATGCTCTACATCACCTGCTATTTGCACAAGCGCATTTGTGTCTTTTGGAAAACAAGAGCCGCCATAGCCAATGCCCGCTTTTAAGAATTGAGAACCAATTCGCATATCCATTCCCATACCGTGTGCAACAGCTTCCACATCAGCACCTGTTTTTTGACAGATATTTGATATCTCATTGATAAAGCTAATTTTCGTTGCTAAAAATGCATTAGAGGCATACTTAATCATTTCTGAGCTGCGGATATCCGTAAAAAAGATTGGAATTTCAAGCGGTTCATATAACTCCTGCAGCTGTAACCTCACTTTCTCATTCTCCGTTCCAATTACGATGCGATCACCATGAAAAAAGTCATGCACACCCGATCCTTCCCTTAAAAACTCCGGATTAGAAGCAAACTCAACCTCTATACCCATTGGTAGCCGCTTCACCATACGTGCACGCAGCCGCTCATTCGTTCCAACCGGTACCGTACTCTTGGTGATAATAAAGGCCGATTCCGTCAGATGCGCAGCAATTGTATCACATGCGTTCTCAATGTAAGATAAATTGGTCGTGCCGTCCGGGTGCTGCGGCGTTCCTACAGCCAAAAAAATCAGATTTGCATACCGATATGCATATGAAGGATCGCTCGTAAATTGTAGTGTTTCTCGTTTTAAACACTCTATCGTTAACTCCTGTAAACCAGGCTCGTAGATCGGAATTTTCCCTTGCTGCAAAGCCGTAATTTTCTTGTGGTCGATATCCATACAAATGACGTCGTGTCCCAATTTTGCCAAACCAACACCTGTCACCAAGCCAACGTACCCCGTTCCAACAACTGTAACGCGCATCGCCACACCTCTTTTCAAATAATACTTTCTTCCCTTTTATTATATATAAACAGCCTTACAATATTTTTTAAGAATATGTAAAAGCCAGACTTGTATATCCATACTTTCCACTCCCAAAAAACACCACAAAAAGACAGATTGTAACATTTTTCATGTTATAGTAATCAATTTTACACGAAAAAAAGATTGAATTCTCTTTTGTTTATGATACGATAGCTAATGAATGAAAAATACAGCATAAAGCCTGCACATAGTTTGATTGAATGAAAACTATACTTAAGGGTGGGGAGTATTAGTGAACTTACAGCTTATTTACGCGTTTATCGCGTCTTTTATCACAGTGCTGCTCGTTACCCCTCTCGTAATCAAGCTCGCATTTAAAATTGGTGCCGTAGACAAACCGAACGCCCGAAAGGTGCATCAAAAAATCACGCCGCGTATTGGTGGTCTTGCCATCTTTATTGGTGTAGTTGTTGGTTATTTTGTTAGCGGATTATACAACGAGCGAATGACAACGATTGTGGTAGGAGCAATTGTTATTGTAATCATTGGTATTTTGGACGATATGTATGAGCTATCTGCAAAATGGAAGTTTCTCGGTCAAGTATTTGTGGCCCTTCTGATTGTACGAAGCGGCTTGATGATTGATTATGTGAATATTCCTTTTACAAATGACTCATATGAACTTGGTTTATTTGCATATCCTTTAACAATATTTTGGATTGTAGGTATTACAAATGCCATTAACTTAATTGATGGCTTAGATGGTTTATCAGCAGGCGTTTCATCTATTGCTTTAACAACACTTGCTGTTATGGCCTTTTTAGGAAATACACCTCTTATACTAACGATTGCTGTTATTGTAATCGCAAGTACAATTGCTTTCCTATTCTATAACTTTAACCCAGCAAAAATCTTCATGGGTGATACAGGGGCGCTGTTCCTTGGCTATTGTATCTCCATTTTATCCTTGCTTGGTTTATATAAGAGCGTTACCTTGTTTAGTTTGATTGTTCCTATTATTATTCTGGGTGTACCTATTTTCGATACAAGTTTTGCAATTATTCGCCGTTTAGTAAACAAGCAACCCATTTCGGCGCCTGATAAATCACATTTGCATCACCGCCTGCTTGCGATGGGTTTTTCTCACCGAAAAACGGTTCTGCTGATTTATATGTTTGGTATTTTCTTCAGCGTTAGTGCCATTGTATTTTCCAGACTTTTATTATGGCAGTCTATGCTAATCTTACTTGTACTTCTTCTAGTCGGTGAAATTATTGCCGAAGTGATTGGACTTGTCCATGAGAAATATAAGCCAATAATTTCGGTGTACCGAAAAGTAAAAGCTCGTCTCGAAAACTAACCAAAAGGCTGTCCCACTTCTTGTGGGACAGCCTTTTTTATTACACTGCTCGTTTGATGTCTTCTTATGTAAATGCTATTTTTTTTCTACAGGTTGTGGAATCGGCTCATATAATTCTTGGACTAAGCGATCGTATTCTCTCCTTGTAATTTCCTTATTATACAGCTTTAATAACAAATCTTTATGCGCTTTTGAGAACGCCATTTTACTAATGATCTCCGGATACATCAAAAAGCCCCCTTACTTAACACAAACCTATGTTCGATTTATTATAGAGCATACTTTTCGATAAATCAATCATCTTACTTTTATTTTTCTCATGCACTAAGAACACTGTCGTATATTCGCCACAATCGATTTTAATATTTTTAATTTTCGGTTTATTAAGATATACTTTGATATTATCACAATTACATTCTGTAAAACATATAAAAATATAAATATTTTTGAATAATTTTCCTTCATATGTAAGAAAATACTGGTAAAAAAGAA belongs to Ectobacillus sp. JY-23 and includes:
- a CDS encoding ComF family protein, whose product is MNCLICFDELQVGDTWFSYLVPRYIKAVCAHCDQKLQRIQGVLCVCCGRMHNTSSSVSENICEDCELWRRLGDPLTCNRSLYVYDDEMKKHMNRFKFRGDVAMAKFFGLELRALFRHSFRHYTPVPVPLSTERLEERGFNQSEILAELLQVPFHTLLARRHTEKQSKKSKRERMNTENPFFLSNEVVCGKKYVLIDDIYTTGVTVRQAASILRKNGAADVAALTLCRG
- a CDS encoding helix-turn-helix domain-containing protein, yielding MEHNPALCPKFESAFTLLSKKWTGLIIQSLLGEPMRFREIAEIIPNMSDRMLSERLKELESEGIVVRTVYPEVPVRIEYTLTAKGRALENVMGEVQKWAERWV
- a CDS encoding glycosyltransferase family 4 protein, giving the protein MDVRIYVAAFLVSFLTVVIATPLLIRASHKAGLVDRPNERKVHTTAIPRTGGIAIICGVILGVILFPVSFPNFKGVAIGSAIIIFVGIIDDIYTLPPLYKLAGQIVAAIIPIAYGVTISKFMLPFYGEINFDVMRYVITFVWIIIVTNSINLIDGLDGLAVGISTVALTIMLLFAFAQQQYMLVGYIVLLIGSNVGFLVYNFHPAKIFMGDVGSLFLGYTISLLSILGFFKGVALTSVLIPVIMLAIPLSDTFFAVVRRVGDKKGIMKPDKFHLHHCLMRLGYSHRRTVLILYGAAILFGTVALFFPYYNYRAAIVLFLILLFFIELFAEIIGLTGRKTNPILRLLRKMGLLLPDKRA
- a CDS encoding DegV family protein translates to MRTAIVTDSTAYIPKDVLDRLDIHMVPLNVTFGDASYQEETEITDLQFYMKVREQEELPKTSQPAIGLFVELFERLAKEYDAIISIHLSSGISGTYQTATTVGNMIENARVYTYDSEISCAVQGFYVREAAKMAQEGREPEAIIARLDEMKQTMDAYFVVDDLNHLQRGGRLNSAAAFIGSLLQVKPVLYFRDKVIIPFEKIRTRKKALKRIIEIFDEQASKGMPMEAVVIHANCEEEAKRWQAELQALYPHVNVSLSYFGAVIGTHLGEGAIGLGWYVK
- the cspD gene encoding cold-shock protein CspD encodes the protein MQGKVKWFNAEKGFGFIEREEGDDVFVHFSAIQQDGYKSLEEGQEVEFEIVEGARGPQAANVTKL
- a CDS encoding UDP-glucose/GDP-mannose dehydrogenase family protein, with the translated sequence MRVTVVGTGYVGLVTGVGLAKLGHDVICMDIDHKKITALQQGKIPIYEPGLQELTIECLKRETLQFTSDPSYAYRYANLIFLAVGTPQHPDGTTNLSYIENACDTIAAHLTESAFIITKSTVPVGTNERLRARMVKRLPMGIEVEFASNPEFLREGSGVHDFFHGDRIVIGTENEKVRLQLQELYEPLEIPIFFTDIRSSEMIKYASNAFLATKISFINEISNICQKTGADVEAVAHGMGMDMRIGSQFLKAGIGYGGSCFPKDTNALVQIAGDVEHDFRLLKAVIEVNNQQQEVLVDMAENVMTLTGKKVALLGLSFKPNTDDIREAPSIAIAKRLLAAGAIVRAYDPQAMDNMKRLLPDLLYINAAEAALQDADAAFIVTEWKEIIHIPLKRYAELMKTPRIFDGRNVYSLHEALEAGVEYYSIGRKGIKSETLTTR
- a CDS encoding LCP family protein encodes the protein MKDRYQYLMQQKKKKKRRRITLLLIILLLLGGGGYYVYSSFSSLLDIYSGTKTKKSDLRKEEVEITKKPFTVLIMGVEDYSSGGHNGRTDSLIFAAVNPKTQRVTMMSIPRDSYVSIPGRTKKDKINAAYAYGGEQLTIDTVEQLLRVPVDHYTKIDFNGFKQIVDAVGGVTVDVPFDFVEGSDLNPRKGITFKKGKQHLNGEEALAYARMRKHDPRGDFGRADRQRQLLSAIFEKINTPSSLLKVNDLAKAVGKNIKTDIPVSDGLALYRKFSKFNAQSIETLKLEGEDATINSIYYYQLDEESVDAAHDTFMDILELVPKEDTTKDTTDNTNEESTQ
- a CDS encoding NlpC/P60 family protein, whose amino-acid sequence is MKQLKMVTTVIATGLIMFSTAAPQVNAERSKQTIQANIHTKEQERKEIMKQMDERLNEIKALEKTIADNETKLKQTETDISETQKLIREKTMAIDALQKKIEQRGEVIKKRLVSLQTQPTTNIVTEVVINAKSFADLLDRMNSINLLLQSDKSILEAQEKDKAQVEKDRELILQKEQQLRTFMEELQKTQQQLATDRQAKQAIWNELNDKLQAIVAAIAAENRELTKAEERDFQRLSLNLQRSDNTEDTKPAPAAPAPASPGFTAPTPAPAGGVVAKAQQYLGVPYVFGGASPRGFDCSGFISYIYGGGRKTAAGYYASATKISTPQPGDLVFFANTYKPGISHIGIYVGNGQMIHASDKGIAYSSLSSSYNRKHFAGYGRL
- a CDS encoding glycosyltransferase family 4 protein, producing MNLQLIYAFIASFITVLLVTPLVIKLAFKIGAVDKPNARKVHQKITPRIGGLAIFIGVVVGYFVSGLYNERMTTIVVGAIVIVIIGILDDMYELSAKWKFLGQVFVALLIVRSGLMIDYVNIPFTNDSYELGLFAYPLTIFWIVGITNAINLIDGLDGLSAGVSSIALTTLAVMAFLGNTPLILTIAVIVIASTIAFLFYNFNPAKIFMGDTGALFLGYCISILSLLGLYKSVTLFSLIVPIIILGVPIFDTSFAIIRRLVNKQPISAPDKSHLHHRLLAMGFSHRKTVLLIYMFGIFFSVSAIVFSRLLLWQSMLILLVLLLVGEIIAEVIGLVHEKYKPIISVYRKVKARLEN
- a CDS encoding DEAD/DEAH box helicase, translated to MLQGRRLLLHEIDIPLKDERVQYETALVPKGKSYLCKRCGNDTPYLFAQTPCVRCGVCVYCRKCIMMGRVQSCSTLVSMPPEPLPIQHKPLHWNGTLSTGQQQASDAIVRAVLEKKEHLIWAVCGAGKTEMLFAGIEAALQRRERVCIAAPRTDVVLELHPRLQQVFPHIDVIALYGNSPDRYRNAPLVIATTHQLLRYYRAFDILIIDEVDAFPYTVDKTLRYAAEQARKQQAALIHLTATPSKLWKREIRSGKRSATIISARYHRQPLPLPMFVWSGNWKSHIEKGRLPTVVQNWVRTHVKNKRPVFLFVSKVSYVQPLVACMKQFHLSTEGVHAEDPNRKEKVASFRKGEIAVLVTTTILERGVTIANLQVAVLGAEEPIFTESALVQIAGRVGRNASFPNGDVVLFHFGKTKAMLAARRHIQSMNRDARQNGYFE
- a CDS encoding YigZ family protein, with the protein product MLNQYYTVKGYGEHEIIIEKSRFICFIDRAETEEAAQAFIQSIKKKHHNANHNCSAYLIGEYDEIQKANDDGEPNGTAGVPMLEVLKKKKLKNTVVVVTRYFGGIKLGAGGLIRAYGKSVSEGVAHTGMVERRLMRHMRTSVEYTLLGKVENELRSSAFLLQEIEYLDQVTFHTYVAEEETAAFEEWMVELTNGRCEIVSAESLYIEIDVN